Below is a window of Synergistota bacterium DNA.
CACCTATAGCCTCAAGGAGCTCACCATTACTCCAAAAACCAAATAGCTCTCCATCGCTCCTAAGAACGGGAATTTTCGTTTCGCCTCTATCCGCTAACATCGGAAGAAATTGCTTAGCATCCTCAGAATCGCTTAGGAAAGGTGCTATCACATCTTCACCTAATGGGCGATCTATATCCCTCAAATCGCCTCCCGTCAAGCCCACCATCTTCTCCTTAAGGAGAACACCTCGAAGTCGCCCATCCTTGTCCACGACTGGGATGAAGTCAACCATATATCTATAAAATAAGCGCAGCAATTCACGCATCGTTATTCTTCTCAAATAATATCACCCCATCCCTATGCTCACTTTTTGGCACTTAAAGATTATATCATCTTCTCTATACTTTTCAAGCTTGCTCTTAAGGAGTTCGCCGCTTCACCTCCGTGTTCGAGGAAGGATATCCCTTCTATCATAGCTTTGGGCACAGCCTCATCATATGGAACCTCAGCCAGTATTGGTATATCATGTCCATTGGCGAAAAACCTTATAGATGAGGAAACCTCATCTGACAAACCAATCTTATTCAGAATGAGAGCAACTTTTACCCCAAAATGAGAGGCTTGAGAGTAAACCCTCTGAAGATCATGCAGTGCAGATAAGGTAGGCTCAACCACCGCTATGGCGAGATCCACACCCGTTAGCGAAGCTATGACCGGACACCCCATTCCCGGAGGGCCATCTACAAGAATAAGATCTTTTCCGTATCTTTTAGCCAGATCTCGGGCGAGATTTCTCTCTTCCGTAACGAGCTTCCCGCTGTTTCCCTCCCCTGGATCCAGTCTTGCAAACACGAAAGGTCCCCATCTCGTTTCAGCCCACCCTATTTCTCCAGATCTTACCTCCCGCATTTCTATGGCGCTTTTCGGACAGACGAAGGCACACACCCCGCATCCCTCACACCTTATAAAGTCAACCTCGCCATCATCTATCGCAGAGAACCTGCAATACTTAGTGCAGACACCACATTTATCGCAAATCTCACGATCTACGAAAGCCTTTTTGCCTCCCGTGAAAGCTCTTTTCTCCTTAGCCTCAGGATCAAGCAAAATAAGCATATTTGGAGCATCCACATCAGCATCGACAAGCACCACTCTATCCCTAAAGGCAGTAGCTAAAGAAGCAGTTATAGAGGTTTTTCCAGTCCCCCCTTTACCACTTAAAACGACTATCTCTTTAAGCATCTTTTCCTCACCGCCTCAAAAAGCCCAAGAAATTTTCCCCTCATTTCTGGAAAAAGCTCCACCCAGGTTTCTCCACGCGCATAAGCCGAGGCTAATCTCATACTATAGGGAATTCTCATGAGAATATCTATACCCTCGTCCT
It encodes the following:
- a CDS encoding ATP-binding protein encodes the protein MLKEIVVLSGKGGTGKTSITASLATAFRDRVVLVDADVDAPNMLILLDPEAKEKRAFTGGKKAFVDREICDKCGVCTKYCRFSAIDDGEVDFIRCEGCGVCAFVCPKSAIEMREVRSGEIGWAETRWGPFVFARLDPGEGNSGKLVTEERNLARDLAKRYGKDLILVDGPPGMGCPVIASLTGVDLAIAVVEPTLSALHDLQRVYSQASHFGVKVALILNKIGLSDEVSSSIRFFANGHDIPILAEVPYDEAVPKAMIEGISFLEHGGEAANSLRASLKSIEKMI